A genomic window from Salvia hispanica cultivar TCC Black 2014 chromosome 5, UniMelb_Shisp_WGS_1.0, whole genome shotgun sequence includes:
- the LOC125187384 gene encoding protein INVOLVED IN DE NOVO 2-like produces the protein MSNLSEEDTTDLSDSELEEYADSCFLHLKESSHIIRVSKDEYQCPYCTHKKQQIFRFKDLLQHAAGISQGSSKRKAKDRGRHLGLKKYMLEINAGNNSLLSEVDNRALHESCDKNELYVCPWMGIVANVPVQRKNGRNVGPSGSKLRDMLRNEGFNPVRVIPLWNFKGHSGYAVIEFKCEWLGLYDALRFEKAYEARHQGKRDYFWDEENVDKLYGWVAREGDFHTDNVVGDYLQKHGDLKSIAQRQNEEKIKNSKLLSQLENTLDAQNRNLKEMENKCKETSISLINVIGEMDKIIQAFNEERRKLQESASGQLHKVLQERDRMNMQLEVQRKKLEEEEQELKEREAQNENENLRLNHEKKQNEMAILKLKRADEKMLLLAEEHKKEKEKLQRKMIDLERELDEKQALELEIRRLAGSLQVVKHMGDDGDKDMSEKFSAIQKELEEKEEELQDLDQLSQALIVKERKCNDELQEARKELINELKDQSARAIIGVKRMGGLSSKDFLPAAKRMYSDSKTELRAVELCTQWESHIMDSNWHPLKIIQTEDGKSVKAILNEDDEELTQLRIKLGEEAYQAVTTALMEMNEHNPSGRYVTSELWHKKEQRRATLKEGIVYIIKQWSTLKSKRR, from the exons ATGTCTAACTTATCGGAGGAGGATACTACTGATCTAAGTGATTCTGAGTTGGAAGAGTATGCCGATTCATGCTTTCTCCATTTGAAGGAATCCAGCCACATTATCAGAGTGTCAAAAGATGAATACCAGTGCCCTTACTGCACTCACAAAAAACAGCAGATATTTCGCTTTAAGGATCTACTGCAGCATGCTGCTGGGATAAGCCAGGGATCAAGTAAGAGGAAAGCGAAAGACAGGGGAAGACATTTAGGCCTGAAGAAGTATATGCTAGAAATAAATGCTGGaaataattcattattgaGTGAAGTGGATAACAGAGCTCTTCATGAGAGCTGTGACAAGAATGAACTCTATGTATGTCCATGGATGGGAATTGTGGCAAATGTTCCTGTTCAGCGGAAAAATGGGCGTAATGTTGGACCGAGTGGCTCAAAACTTAGGGATATGCTAAGAAATGAGGGGTTCAATCCTGTGAGGGTAATCCCTTTGTGGAATTTTAAAGGTCACTCTGGGTATGCAGTAATAGAGTTTAAATGTGAGTGGCTCGGACTCTATGATGCCTTAAGGTTCGAGAAGGCTTATGAGGCTCGCCATCAAGGAAAGagggactatttttgggaTGAAGAGAATGTGGACAAGCTATATGGTTGGGTGGCTCGGGAGGGTGATTTCCACACAGACAATGTTGTTGGTGACTATCTACAGAAGCATGGAGATCTGAAGTCAATAGCACAGCGTCAAAATGAGGAGAAGATTAAAAATAGCAAACTACTCTCTCAATTGGAAAATACATTAGATGCACAAAATAGGAACCTGaaagaaatggaaaacaaATGCAAAGAAACTTCCATATCCCTTATCAATGTGATCGGCGAAATGGATAAGATAATCCAAGCTTTCAATGAAG aaagaagaaaactGCAGGAAAGTGCTAGTGGTCAACTACATAAAGTTCTCCAAGAACGTGATAGAATGAACATGCAATTGGAAGTTCAGAGGAAGAAGCTGGAGGAAGAGGAGCAAGAGTTGAAGGAACGTGAAGCACAAAATGAGAATGAGAATTTACGGCTCAACCATGAGAAGAAACAG aatGAAATGGCAATCTTGAAATTAAAGAGGGCAGATGAAAAGATGTTACTCTTGGCAGAAGAACATAAG aaagagaaagagaaacttCAGAGAAAAATGATTGACTTAGAAAGGGAACTTGATGAAAAGCAAGCACTGGAGTTGGAGATACGACGTCTCGCAGGGAGTCTGCAAGTAGTAAAGCACATGGGAGATGATGGTGACAAGGACATGTCAGAAAAGTTTAGTGCCATACAGAAAGAACTagaagagaaggaagaagaacTTCAAGATCTTGATCAACTCAGTCAAGCTCTTATTGTCAAAGAACGGAAATGCAATGATGAACTGCAAGAAGCTCGGAAGGAACTAATAAAT GAACTGAAGGACCAGTCTGCTCGGGCCATCATTGGGGTCAAGAGAATGGGAGGGTTAAGTAGTAAAGACTTCTTACCAGCAGCTAAAAGGATGTATTCGGATAGCAAGACAGAGCTCAGAGCTGTTGAGCTATGTACACAATGGGAGAGTCACATAATGGATTCTAACTGGCACCCTCTCAAGATCATCCAAACTGAAGATGGTAAAAGTGTAAAG GCAATACTAAATGAAGATGATGAGGAGCTGACGCAGCTGAGGATTAAGTTAGGCGAAGAAGCCTACCAAGCAGTTACAACAGCTTTGATGGAGATGAACGAGCATAATCCAAGTGGTAGGTATGTAACCAGCGAGCTGTGGCATAAAAAAGAGCAGAGAAGAGCAACcctgaaagaaggaatagtATATATCATCAAGCAATGGAGCACACTCAAAAGCAAGAGACGCTAG
- the LOC125189160 gene encoding guanine nucleotide-binding protein subunit beta-2 — translation MSVAELKDRHTAAAETLNSLKDRLKQKRLLLLDTDVAGYARSQGQTRVSFGPTDLVCCRTLQGHTGKVYSLDWTPERNRIVSASQDGRLIVWNALTSQKTHAIKLPCAWVMTCAFSPNGQSVACGGLDSMCSIFNLNSQTDKDGNLPVSRMLSGHKGYVSSCQYVPDEDTHLITASGDQTCVLWDITTGLRTSVFGGEFQSGHTADVLSVSINGSNSRMFISGSCDSTVRLWDTRVASRASRTFHGHEGDVNSVKFFPDGYRFGTGSDDGTCRLFDIRTGHQLQEYNQQHDDNEAPHVTSIAFSTSGRLLFAGYTNGDCYVWDTLLAEVVLDLGKLQNSHGSRISCLGLSADGSALCTGSWDSNLKIWAFGGHRRVN, via the exons ATGTCCGTCGCTGAGCTCAAGGACCGCCACACGGCCGCTGCGGAAACTCTTAATTCTCTCAAGGACAGATTGAAGCAGAAGCGCCTCCTGCTTCTCGACACCGATG TCGCCGGCTACGCCCGGTCGCAGGGACAAACTCGGGTCAGTTTTGGACCCACTGATCTTGTTTGTTGCCGAACTCTTCAGGGCCATACCGGAAAG GTGTATTCGCTGGATTGGACTCCAGAAAGGAATCGTATAGTCAGTGCATCTCAAGATGGACGGTTAATAGTTTGGAATGCTCTCACAAGCCAGAAGACTCACGCAATTAAGCTACCTTGTGCATGGGTAATGACTTGTGCATTCTCACCCAATGGGCAATCCGTTGCCTGTGGTGGCCTAGATAGTATGTGCTCTATCTTTAATCTGAACTCTCAAACCGACAAGGATGGAAATCTTCCAGTATCAAGAATGCTTAGTGGGCACAAGGGTTATGTATCATCATGCCAGTATGTTCCAGATGAGGATACACACCTTATAACTGCTTCTGGTGACCAAACATGTGTCCTATGGGATATTACCACTGGCCTAAGGACGTCCGTGTTTGGAGGTGAATTCCAGTCTGGGCATACTGCTGACGTTCTAAG TGTCTCTATAAATGGATCCAACTCTAGAATGTTCATATCTGGCTCTTGTGATTCAACTGTCCGTCTGTGGGATACCCGTGTTGCTAGTCGAGCATCTCGTACTTTTCATGGCCACGAGGGAGATGTTAATTCAGTGAAGTTCTTTCCTGATGGGTATAGATTTGGAACGGGTTCAGATGATGGAACTTGCAGATTGTTTGACATTAGAACAGGCCACCAGCTACAAGAGTACAATCAACAACACGATGATAATGAGGCTCCTCATGTAACTTCAATTGCATTTTCCACTTCTGGTCGTCTCCTCTTTGCTGGATACACCAATGGAGATTGCTACGTCTGGGACACTCTATTGGCAGag GTTGTATTGGACTTGGGAAAACTTCAAAATTCTCACGGTAGTCGGATCAGCTGTTTGGGACTGTCTGCTGATGGTAGTGCCCTATGTACAGGAAGTTGGGACTCAAACCTCAAG ATCTGGGCTTTTGGAGGGCATAGAAGAGTCAACTGA
- the LOC125189159 gene encoding glucan endo-1,3-beta-D-glucosidase-like isoform X2 — translation MASDFQTYSALFCFLLLSFHSANSESFIGVNYGQVADNLPPPEATAKLLQSTSIEKVRLYGADPAIIKALANTGIGIVIGAANGDIPALASDPNFAGNWVNSNVLAFYPASKIIVVTVGNEVVTLTDQTLAAQLVPAMQNVQNALNAASLGGKIKVSTVHSMAVLSASEPPSGGAFGYGDTMKGVLQFLSTNGAPLMINPYPFFAYRDDPRPETKAFCLFQPNAGRPDANTGIKYMNMWDAQLDAIYSALKSAGFKDVEIVVAETGWPYKGDSNEVGTTVENAKAYNGNLINHLRSKVGTPLMPGKSVDTYIFALYDEDLKFGPASERSFGLFKPDLSATYDVGLAKSTQTPAPTSSTPAPTPAAPAPTTTQAPTTPANPAPTTPVSTPVNPAPTTPTINPVPSPVIAGVPATAASSRRQPSPLVILALVLASTLLGVHEHKHEHKII, via the exons ATGGCGTCAGATTTCCAGACATATTCTGCACTTTTCTGTTTTTTACTGCTTTCATTTCACTCTGCAA ATTCGGAGTCGTTCATCGGAGTAAATTACGGGCAGGTGGCGGACAACCTGCCGCCGCCGGAGGCCACGGCGAAGCTCCTGCAGTCGACGAGCATCGAGAAGGTCCGCCTGTACGGCGCCGACCCGGCGATCATCAAGGCGCTCGCCAACACCGGCATCGGAATAGTCATCGGCGCCGCCAACGGCGACATTCCGGCGCTGGCCTCCGACCCCAATTTCGCCGGAAATTGGGTCAATTCCAACGTCCTGGCCTTCTATCCCGCCAGCAAGATCATCGTCGTCACCGTCGGCAACGAGGTCGTCACCCTCACCGATCAGACCCTAGCGGCGCAGCTCGTGCCGGCCATGCAAAATGTCCAAAATGCCCTCAATGCAG CATCATTGGGTGGGAAGATCAAGGTGTCGACAGTCCATTCGATGGCGGTGCTAAGCGCGTCTGAGCCCCCGTCGGGAGGGGCTTTCGGATACGGTGACACGATGAAAGGAGTGCTACAATTCCTCAGCACGAATGGCGCGCCCTTGATGATCAATCCTTACCCCTTCTTTGCGTACCGGGACGACCCCCGGCCCGAGACCAAGGCCTTCTGCTTGTTCCAACCAAATGCTGGCCGACCCGACGCAAACACCGGCATCAAGTACATGAACATGTGGGATGCTCAG CTTGATGCGATTTACTCGGCCTTGAAGTCGGCGGGGTTCAAAGATGTGGAGATTGTGGTTGCCGAGACAGGTTGGCCTTATAAAGGAGACTCCAATGAAGTTGGTACTACTGTGGAAAACGCGAAAGCCTACAACGGGAACTTGATAAACCACCTCAGGTCGAAGGTCGGGACACCCCTTATGCCTGGAAAATCCGTCGATACCTACATATTTGCGCTCTATGACGAGGATTTGAAATTCGGCCCTGCCTCGGAGCGCTCATTCGGACTCTTCAAGCCCGACCTTTCAGCGACCTACGATGTTGGCCTCGCTAAGAGCACACAG ACTCCGGCCCCGACCTCTTCGACTCCGGCGCCGACCCCGGCAGCTCCGGCACCAACAACGACTCAGGCCCCGACAACTCCGGCGAATCCGGCTCCGACGACGCCGGTGTCGACCCCGGTGAATCCGGCTCCAACGACGCCGACGATCAATCCAGTACCGAGCCCAGTTATAGCAG GAGTTCCGGCGACCGCGGCTTCAAGCAGACGGCAGCCGTCACCGCTAGTAATCCTA GCTCTGGTTCTTGCGTCTACTCTTCTCGGAGTGCACGaacacaaacacgaacacAAAATTATTTAG
- the LOC125189159 gene encoding glucan endo-1,3-beta-D-glucosidase-like isoform X1, which produces MASDFQTYSALFCFLLLSFHSANSESFIGVNYGQVADNLPPPEATAKLLQSTSIEKVRLYGADPAIIKALANTGIGIVIGAANGDIPALASDPNFAGNWVNSNVLAFYPASKIIVVTVGNEVVTLTDQTLAAQLVPAMQNVQNALNAASLGGKIKVSTVHSMAVLSASEPPSGGAFGYGDTMKGVLQFLSTNGAPLMINPYPFFAYRDDPRPETKAFCLFQPNAGRPDANTGIKYMNMWDAQLDAIYSALKSAGFKDVEIVVAETGWPYKGDSNEVGTTVENAKAYNGNLINHLRSKVGTPLMPGKSVDTYIFALYDEDLKFGPASERSFGLFKPDLSATYDVGLAKSTQTPAPTSSTPAPTPAAPAPTTTQAPTTPANPAPTTPVSTPVNPAPTTPTINPVPSPVIAAGVPATAASSRRQPSPLVILALVLASTLLGVHEHKHEHKII; this is translated from the exons ATGGCGTCAGATTTCCAGACATATTCTGCACTTTTCTGTTTTTTACTGCTTTCATTTCACTCTGCAA ATTCGGAGTCGTTCATCGGAGTAAATTACGGGCAGGTGGCGGACAACCTGCCGCCGCCGGAGGCCACGGCGAAGCTCCTGCAGTCGACGAGCATCGAGAAGGTCCGCCTGTACGGCGCCGACCCGGCGATCATCAAGGCGCTCGCCAACACCGGCATCGGAATAGTCATCGGCGCCGCCAACGGCGACATTCCGGCGCTGGCCTCCGACCCCAATTTCGCCGGAAATTGGGTCAATTCCAACGTCCTGGCCTTCTATCCCGCCAGCAAGATCATCGTCGTCACCGTCGGCAACGAGGTCGTCACCCTCACCGATCAGACCCTAGCGGCGCAGCTCGTGCCGGCCATGCAAAATGTCCAAAATGCCCTCAATGCAG CATCATTGGGTGGGAAGATCAAGGTGTCGACAGTCCATTCGATGGCGGTGCTAAGCGCGTCTGAGCCCCCGTCGGGAGGGGCTTTCGGATACGGTGACACGATGAAAGGAGTGCTACAATTCCTCAGCACGAATGGCGCGCCCTTGATGATCAATCCTTACCCCTTCTTTGCGTACCGGGACGACCCCCGGCCCGAGACCAAGGCCTTCTGCTTGTTCCAACCAAATGCTGGCCGACCCGACGCAAACACCGGCATCAAGTACATGAACATGTGGGATGCTCAG CTTGATGCGATTTACTCGGCCTTGAAGTCGGCGGGGTTCAAAGATGTGGAGATTGTGGTTGCCGAGACAGGTTGGCCTTATAAAGGAGACTCCAATGAAGTTGGTACTACTGTGGAAAACGCGAAAGCCTACAACGGGAACTTGATAAACCACCTCAGGTCGAAGGTCGGGACACCCCTTATGCCTGGAAAATCCGTCGATACCTACATATTTGCGCTCTATGACGAGGATTTGAAATTCGGCCCTGCCTCGGAGCGCTCATTCGGACTCTTCAAGCCCGACCTTTCAGCGACCTACGATGTTGGCCTCGCTAAGAGCACACAG ACTCCGGCCCCGACCTCTTCGACTCCGGCGCCGACCCCGGCAGCTCCGGCACCAACAACGACTCAGGCCCCGACAACTCCGGCGAATCCGGCTCCGACGACGCCGGTGTCGACCCCGGTGAATCCGGCTCCAACGACGCCGACGATCAATCCAGTACCGAGCCCAGTTATAGCAG CAGGAGTTCCGGCGACCGCGGCTTCAAGCAGACGGCAGCCGTCACCGCTAGTAATCCTA GCTCTGGTTCTTGCGTCTACTCTTCTCGGAGTGCACGaacacaaacacgaacacAAAATTATTTAG
- the LOC125189157 gene encoding cyclase-associated protein 1 encodes MDESLVKRLEAAVVRLEALSIGGSRQVAAPEDGGDAATTDPSIVAFDDLISQYVVRVASAAEKIGGKVLDVSKAIAEAFSAERELLVKIKQTQKPDMAGLIEFLKPLNEAIGKASALAEGRRSDFSHHLKTGADSLAALAWIAYTGKDCGMSMPIAHVEESWQMAEFYCNKVLVEYRNKDVNHVEWAKALKELYLPGLRDYVKAHYPLGPVWNATGKIAAAAPAKAAPTRGAPAPAPPPPPPASLFSSETAQPSSTAPKEGMSAVFAELNSGKPVTSGLKKVTADMKTKNRADRSGIVTAPEKGARAGSSSFSKSGPPKLELQMGRKWVVENQIGRNNLVIDDCDSKQTVYVFGCKNSVLQIQGKVNNITVDNCTKMGVVFKDVVAACEIVNCSGVEVQCQGSAPTISVDNTAGCQLYLSKDALGASITSAKSSEINVLVPGSEPDGDWAEHALPQQYIHVYKDGQFVTTPVSHSGG; translated from the exons ATGGATGAGAGTTTGGTGAAGAGGCTCGAAGCCGCGGTGGTGCGGCTGGAGGCGCTTTCGATCGGAGGATCCCGGCAGGTTGCTGCGCCGGAGGATGGCGGAGATGCGGCTACCACGGATCCGTCGATTGTGGCGTTTGATGATCTGATTTCGCAGTATGTTGTCAGAGTTGCCAGCGCCGCGGAGAAGATCGGAGGAAAGGTTCTGGATGTGTCTAAGGCTATTGCAGAGGCGTTTAGTGCGGAGCGGGAGCTACTTGTCAAAATCAAGCAAACTCAG AAACCTGATATGGCAGGCCTGATTGAATTTCTTAAGCCATTGAACGAGGCGATTGGCAAAGCTTCTGCATTGGCAGAGGGAAGACGATCTGATTTTTCGCACCACTTGAAGACTGGTGCCGATAGTCTGGCTGCTCTGGCATGGATTGCATACACAGGAAAAGATTGTG GTATGAGCATGCCTATAGCACATGTAGAAGAAAGCTGGCAAATGGCTGAATTTTATTGCAATAAG GTCCTTGTGGAATACAGAAACAAAGATGTAAACCATGTCGAGTGGGCTAAGGCTTTAAAAGAACTTTATTTGCCAGGGTTGAGGGATTACGTGAAGGCTCATTACCCACTTGGGCCTGTATGGAATGCCACGGGTAAGATTGCAGCCGCTGCCCCAGCAAAAGCAGCTCCGACCCGTGGTGCTCCTGCTCCTGCTCCTCCACCCCCTCCACCTGCTTCACTTTTCAGTTCTGAAACAGCTCAACCTTCTTCTACAGCCCCTAAAGAAGGAATGTCTGCTGTCTTTGCAGAACTCAATTCTGGAAAGCCAGTTACTTCAG GTTTGAAGAAAGTCACAGCTGATATGAAAACCAAGAATCGTGCAGACAGAAGTGGCATTGTTACTGCTCCTGAGAAGGGAGCTCGTGCTGGttcatcttctttctcaaaGTCAGGACCTCCAAAATTAGAGCTTCAAATGGGTCGTAA ATGGGTTGTTGAGAATCAAATTGGAAGAAATAATCTAGTAATTGATGATTGTGATTCAAAGCAGACAGTCTATGTGTTTGGCTGCAAAAATTCAGTTCTTCAGATTCAAG GCAAAGTAAACAACATTACAGTTGATAACTGCACTAAAATGGGGGTGGTCTTCAAG GATGTTGTGGCAGCTTGTGAGATCGTCAATTGCAGCGGCGTAGAGGTGCAATGTCAG GGTTCAGCTCCAACAATCTCAGTAGACAATACTGCAGGTTGCCAGTTGTACTTGAGCAAAGACGCATTGGGTGCTTCTATTACGTCAGCAAAGTCGAGTGAAATCAATGTATTGGTACCTGGTTCTGAACCGGACGGTGATTGG GCTGAGCATGCTTTACCACAACAGTATATCCATGTTTACAAAGATGGGCAATTTGTGACAACTCCAGTCTCCCACTCTGGTGGCTGA